A stretch of the Sulfolobus acidocaldarius SUSAZ genome encodes the following:
- a CDS encoding nicotinate phosphoribosyltransferase (catalyzes the formation of 5-phospho-alpha-D-ribose 1-diphosphate and nicotinate from nicotinate D-ribonucleotide and diphosphate) → MRFYIANERDILDGKMTDIYFDRTIRTLEHLGIKDLKVRMEVHSYGLPEGYSWAIFSGLEEVLKLLEGKEVTVYAMPEGTLFKEVEPVMIIEGNYLDFGVFETAFLGILRHYSSISTKAARIKKLALDKTVLFFGLRALHPAIAPMVDRAAYIGGCDGVSGAFNQETIGAEPTGTMPHALMLSVGDNVKAWKAFDEAMPSNVPRIILADTFEDERTEVLKAAELLKDKLYGVRLDTPSSRRGNFRKIIQEIRWTLNIHGYGHIKIFVSGGIDEDDVVKLRDIVDGFGVGTSISFPQSVDFSADIVEKYVNGQWIPFTKRGKWPGAKQVYRCGDSPDSDIITLLDDYPPANLNCKPLLVKYIENGKIIRDIPTAKEIREYVISQLKKLPNL, encoded by the coding sequence ATGAGATTCTACATAGCCAACGAGAGGGATATACTTGATGGGAAGATGACTGATATATATTTCGATAGAACTATAAGGACTCTTGAACATTTAGGAATAAAAGATCTCAAAGTTAGAATGGAGGTCCATTCATATGGCTTACCAGAAGGATATAGTTGGGCGATTTTTTCTGGTCTGGAGGAAGTTTTGAAATTACTTGAAGGAAAAGAGGTTACGGTTTATGCAATGCCAGAAGGTACTCTGTTTAAGGAAGTAGAGCCAGTCATGATAATTGAAGGCAACTATTTGGATTTTGGTGTTTTTGAAACGGCTTTTTTAGGTATATTGAGACACTATTCTAGTATTTCAACGAAAGCAGCTAGAATTAAGAAATTGGCGTTAGATAAAACAGTTCTATTTTTTGGGTTAAGGGCTCTACATCCCGCAATAGCTCCTATGGTTGATAGAGCAGCTTATATAGGTGGTTGTGATGGGGTCTCTGGGGCATTCAATCAAGAAACAATAGGTGCAGAGCCTACAGGTACTATGCCTCACGCGCTTATGTTATCAGTCGGGGATAATGTAAAGGCTTGGAAAGCTTTTGATGAGGCTATGCCTTCTAATGTACCAAGAATAATATTAGCAGACACATTTGAGGATGAGAGAACGGAAGTTCTCAAGGCTGCTGAGCTTTTGAAAGATAAATTATATGGAGTTAGGCTTGATACTCCATCAAGTAGAAGGGGAAACTTCAGGAAGATTATCCAAGAGATTAGATGGACTCTGAATATACATGGATATGGTCATATTAAGATCTTCGTAAGTGGTGGGATAGATGAAGATGATGTGGTTAAATTAAGGGATATAGTGGACGGTTTTGGTGTGGGGACCAGCATATCTTTTCCACAGAGCGTTGATTTTAGTGCTGATATCGTTGAAAAGTACGTGAATGGACAATGGATTCCGTTTACCAAGAGAGGTAAATGGCCTGGAGCTAAACAGGTATATAGGTGTGGTGATTCACCAGATAGTGATATTATTACTCTATTAGACGACTATCCACCGGCTAATTTGAATTGTAAGCCCTTACTGGTAAAGTATATCGAGAATGGTAAAATAATAAGGGATATACCTACAGCTAAGGAGATAAGGGAGTATGTTATATCGCAGCTTAAAAAGCTACCTAATCTATAA
- a CDS encoding histidine kinase: protein MEVRRVQKFGKSTLMISLPAEWVKEVGLSSGESVYLEVDEDGSLKVYPPNMKVQNVSREMKVSISNTVMPEIITRIIYGLYILGFDKIDIESKEKAFSEDLLRKIKEAVRSLIGYEITTQTIDYVQIQSFLDPTKYTMTSLLNRLATNLKQMLHYLNLGIKEASRTFLQETVELEKEIDRLYYLALRQLLLSQTNRSLAYMIGVKRIQLIGNRILIKAIEEAADEVSEAVNDLLSLTPQELEEVKDNWNKTYDLIEQAIVLIDHATRALSKEDMKIINETMEELRTLRRVLITESTNFETTNSKNTKNYRVSIVVRSLHLRLYNAIRRMEPIVEIAFNRSLENIKEILID, encoded by the coding sequence ATGGAAGTTAGAAGAGTTCAAAAATTTGGAAAATCTACACTAATGATATCTCTTCCAGCAGAATGGGTTAAAGAAGTAGGTTTATCCTCAGGTGAAAGCGTATATCTTGAAGTGGATGAAGATGGAAGCTTGAAAGTATATCCACCAAATATGAAAGTACAAAACGTAAGTAGAGAAATGAAAGTTTCCATATCTAACACAGTAATGCCTGAAATTATTACTAGAATTATCTATGGCTTATATATATTAGGTTTTGACAAGATCGACATAGAAAGTAAAGAGAAGGCATTTAGTGAAGATTTACTAAGAAAAATAAAGGAAGCTGTTAGAAGTTTAATAGGATATGAAATAACAACCCAAACCATAGATTACGTTCAAATACAGTCATTCCTTGACCCAACCAAATATACCATGACAAGTCTTCTCAATAGATTAGCAACCAATTTAAAGCAAATGCTACATTACCTTAATTTAGGAATAAAAGAGGCAAGTAGAACTTTTCTGCAGGAAACAGTAGAATTAGAGAAAGAAATAGATAGATTATATTACCTTGCGTTAAGACAACTTTTACTATCTCAAACTAACAGAAGCTTGGCTTATATGATAGGTGTCAAGAGAATACAACTTATCGGAAATAGAATTTTGATAAAAGCTATAGAAGAGGCTGCAGATGAGGTAAGTGAAGCTGTAAACGATCTACTTTCTCTAACTCCACAAGAACTTGAAGAAGTGAAGGATAACTGGAATAAAACATATGATTTAATAGAACAAGCAATAGTTCTGATTGACCATGCAACAAGAGCGTTAAGCAAAGAAGATATGAAGATAATAAATGAGACAATGGAGGAACTAAGAACATTAAGGAGAGTCCTAATAACAGAGTCAACCAATTTTGAAACAACAAATAGTAAAAATACTAAGAATTACAGAGTTTCAATAGTTGTTAGATCACTTCATCTAAGGTTATATAATGCTATAAGAAGAATGGAACCAATAGTAGAAATTGCGTTCAATAGAAGCCTAGAAAATATAAAGGAGATTCTTATAGATTAG
- a CDS encoding peroxiredoxin → MAKLTILVSNNSLDSLYHALALALSARALSWEVKVFVVSQAVTLFLKSSKKSFSLPFFARFFVRRQMKRLNLPEIEKMINEAIKEGVEFYVDEIGIKMLNASPDDLYDGVKLSGSISFLKDAKESEVVISL, encoded by the coding sequence GTGGCAAAATTAACGATATTAGTTTCGAACAATAGCCTTGACTCACTTTATCATGCATTAGCATTGGCATTATCAGCAAGAGCTCTGAGCTGGGAAGTAAAGGTTTTTGTAGTGTCACAAGCGGTCACGTTATTTTTAAAATCAAGTAAGAAGTCTTTTTCGTTACCCTTTTTTGCAAGATTTTTTGTAAGAAGGCAAATGAAAAGGCTTAATTTACCTGAGATAGAGAAAATGATTAATGAAGCGATTAAAGAGGGAGTAGAATTTTATGTGGATGAGATAGGTATTAAAATGTTAAATGCTAGTCCCGACGACTTATATGATGGTGTAAAATTATCTGGAAGTATTTCCTTCCTAAAAGATGCTAAGGAATCAGAGGTGGTGATTTCGCTTTGA
- a CDS encoding cysteine synthase, whose translation MSQKEFHIFENTIDLMEGMWPTPLLRLNIGENVWGKLEFYNPFSRSIKDRTALFLFKQALREKTENIVEATSGNMGIAMAALSSIFNIKFTVFVPTTSPEVFKVMIKLLGSEVITAGTSTIEILPLVKKMSQLGNYKHLDQFHNEVNVIAHYETTAKELDLQANAAGIKIKRIIASMGTAGHIVGVSKYFKEKYGDEVEIIGVEPSEGERIPGIKRVTEDNNFVKIAKIDSVIDVGFKDALEGVKEVARKSGILVGLSSGATVAAYKKLSDTKGATILIFPDDAFKYVEELKDGL comes from the coding sequence GTGTCCCAAAAGGAGTTCCACATTTTTGAAAATACTATAGATTTAATGGAGGGAATGTGGCCCACTCCTCTGCTAAGGTTAAATATAGGAGAGAACGTATGGGGGAAATTGGAATTTTATAATCCGTTCAGTAGAAGTATAAAAGATAGAACAGCGCTATTTTTGTTTAAGCAGGCATTAAGGGAAAAAACAGAGAATATCGTAGAGGCTACATCAGGGAATATGGGAATTGCTATGGCTGCTCTATCCTCTATATTTAACATTAAGTTTACAGTATTTGTCCCAACCACTTCACCTGAAGTTTTTAAGGTAATGATTAAGTTATTGGGTTCTGAAGTAATTACAGCAGGCACTTCAACGATTGAGATCTTGCCTTTAGTAAAAAAGATGAGTCAATTAGGAAATTATAAACATTTAGATCAATTTCATAATGAAGTAAATGTTATTGCTCATTATGAAACCACTGCCAAAGAACTTGATCTACAAGCTAATGCTGCAGGTATTAAAATAAAGCGAATTATCGCAAGCATGGGTACAGCTGGTCATATAGTTGGTGTATCTAAATACTTTAAGGAAAAATACGGTGACGAAGTCGAAATTATAGGTGTAGAGCCAAGTGAAGGAGAGAGAATACCAGGAATTAAAAGGGTTACGGAAGATAATAACTTCGTTAAAATTGCTAAAATAGACTCAGTAATTGATGTTGGTTTTAAAGACGCTTTAGAAGGTGTAAAAGAAGTTGCTAGGAAGTCAGGAATTTTAGTAGGGTTAAGCTCAGGGGCTACAGTGGCTGCTTATAAAAAATTGAGCGATACTAAAGGAGCTACTATACTTATATTCCCTGACGATGCTTTCAAATACGTAGAGGAACTAAAAGATGGTTTGTAA